The following is a genomic window from Haloarcula sp. DT43.
CGAAGAGTGAAGGGAAACCCTACTCGGCGGCGGTCTCGTTGCCGGGCCGGTCCGACGCCGGCGGGTCGCGGTCTGTCCCCTCGGCGTCGGTCGCCTCACCGTCGGTCGCTTCGTCATCGTCGGCCTCCGCATCGTCGCCACCGACCTCCTCGACGTCAACGTCCTTCCCGGCGACCCCGCTCTCCGAGATGACCGGCAGAAGGTTGTAACCGCCGTTGCCCTTCTTGACGACGTTGATGTCGAAGACGAACTCGACGGATTCGCCGGCCACCACCTCGAAGGGCTTGGTTATCTGGAGCTTCCCGCTGGGAATCTTCACGTCGACTGACTCGCCGTCGACGACGCCGTCGACGGAGTCGGCGTACAGTTCGATTTTGCTGTACCGGCCCGCTTCGAGTTCCCCGTCGAGGACGCCGATGGCCCTGTCACCGACCACGTCGGTGAGGTCGACCGTCGCGCCGTCGAGGTCGTGGACGACGAAGCCGCCGTCGTCCTCGTCGTCTTCTTCGGTCTCGTCCTCGGCGTCGTCATCATCCGCCGTCTCGGTAGCGTCGGCCGTCCCCGCCTCAGTCGATTCGGCGGTGGCCGTTTCCGTCTCCTCGGCCTCGCTGTCGTCCGTTGTTTCGCTCGCACGGAAGATGCGGGCCCGCGAGAACGACACGTCCAGGGAGTCGAAGTCGCCGATGGCCGCGGGTTGGTCGCTGATGAGGAGCCGGAACCCCCCGACAGCGCCGCCGTCGGCCGTCGTCGCATCGCTGTCGGTGGTCCCGTCACCGTCGGACCCGCCGGAGTCGGGGGACCCGGAACAGCCGGCGAGGAGGCCGACGCCGACGCCAGCGCCCGCCGCGATGAAGCGTCGGCGTCTCATCGGTGGCGCTCCCCGTGTCGTGTCGCTGTCGGTACGGTCGCTGCTGTCGTGAGCGAAATCATGCCGTCGGTCGGGAGGGCACTGGCGGGTATATGCCCCGCGATAGGTCAAACGATGTACGCGTCTTTGAACGGAATGAACGGTCTGTCCGTATCTGAACGGTTTTACCCCCGTCGCTCCACGCTCTGATAATGGCAAACTCGAACGCGAAGGGCGACCGCCGCGAGCGCGAACTGGTCAACGCACTCGACGAGGCGGGGTTCGCGGTGATGCGCGCGCCGGCGAGCGGCAGCGCGACCGAGCGGGAGCTACCGGACGTGCTCTCGGGCGACGGCGAGACGTTCTACGCAATCGAGGCGAAGTCCAGCGCCGGCGACCCCATCTATCTCACCGGCGAGGAGGTCGAGGCGCTGCTCTTCTTCGCGCGGAACTTCGGCGCGAAGCCCCGCATCGCCGTCCGGTTCGACCGCGAGGACTGGTACTTC
Proteins encoded in this region:
- the hjc gene encoding Holliday junction resolvase Hjc → MANSNAKGDRRERELVNALDEAGFAVMRAPASGSATERELPDVLSGDGETFYAIEAKSSAGDPIYLTGEEVEALLFFARNFGAKPRIAVRFDREDWYFFHPADLHTTDGGNYRVKKEKALSEGTDFEEFVGHSEKVTLDAVADDGPDQSVLDVLSAFERGDLSKEDAAAMLE
- a CDS encoding DUF4382 domain-containing protein is translated as MRRRRFIAAGAGVGVGLLAGCSGSPDSGGSDGDGTTDSDATTADGGAVGGFRLLISDQPAAIGDFDSLDVSFSRARIFRASETTDDSEAEETETATAESTEAGTADATETADDDDAEDETEEDDEDDGGFVVHDLDGATVDLTDVVGDRAIGVLDGELEAGRYSKIELYADSVDGVVDGESVDVKIPSGKLQITKPFEVVAGESVEFVFDINVVKKGNGGYNLLPVISESGVAGKDVDVEEVGGDDAEADDDEATDGEATDAEGTDRDPPASDRPGNETAAE